The following are encoded in a window of Variovorax paradoxus genomic DNA:
- a CDS encoding pilus assembly protein TadG-related protein: MIVTAALFVLFLLGFMGIALDFGHLFVVRTELQTAVDSCALAAARELDKTSSAITRGKSAGQTAGNANRVNMQSATWGGQGQIQATEVTFRDASYASTSVPTAAVYAQCAHSQPNIRMWLMQAIGAFSGDTAGNPPTRSVAASAVATRASAQTACPVPVAAKPKPGGTAPNYGFAVGEWVTLIMAQNAAVGGQIGWANLDGSNSASETVAELNGRCGAKVGDTIGTPGVQATVADVWNERFGIYKNSGDPSTERPDYTGYAYTSLNWPAQFNAYSGTPGAGAPASAQNFVTKRAAFASCADTGTKLSGSNSCESITGLSLNSFKKLANPGNVAGGHMQYGFDRRMVTVPVVDGGNHVIDYLCMLMLQPLSIPMTEVQLEFRSNAGAVGSLCTTNGLAGGSVGPLVPVLVR, from the coding sequence ATGATCGTCACTGCCGCGCTCTTCGTGTTGTTCCTGCTTGGCTTCATGGGCATTGCGCTCGATTTCGGCCATTTGTTCGTCGTCAGGACCGAGCTGCAGACGGCGGTGGACAGTTGCGCATTGGCGGCGGCGCGCGAGCTCGACAAAACGAGTTCGGCGATCACGCGGGGCAAGAGCGCCGGCCAGACGGCCGGCAACGCGAACCGGGTGAACATGCAATCGGCCACCTGGGGTGGGCAGGGCCAGATCCAGGCCACCGAAGTCACGTTCCGCGACGCTTCCTATGCGTCCACGAGCGTTCCTACCGCGGCCGTCTACGCGCAGTGCGCGCACAGCCAGCCCAACATCAGAATGTGGCTGATGCAGGCCATCGGCGCCTTCTCAGGCGACACCGCCGGCAACCCCCCGACACGCAGCGTGGCGGCGAGCGCCGTCGCCACCCGCGCGAGCGCACAGACCGCGTGCCCCGTTCCGGTCGCGGCGAAGCCGAAGCCGGGCGGCACGGCGCCGAACTACGGCTTTGCCGTCGGCGAATGGGTGACGCTCATCATGGCGCAAAACGCGGCCGTGGGCGGCCAGATCGGCTGGGCCAACCTCGACGGCAGCAACAGCGCCTCGGAAACCGTAGCCGAGCTCAACGGCCGTTGCGGCGCCAAGGTGGGCGACACGATCGGCACTCCCGGGGTGCAGGCCACGGTGGCCGATGTCTGGAATGAGCGCTTCGGCATCTACAAGAACAGCGGCGACCCGAGCACGGAGCGGCCCGACTACACCGGCTACGCCTACACCTCGCTTAACTGGCCTGCACAGTTCAATGCCTACAGCGGCACACCGGGTGCTGGAGCGCCCGCGAGCGCACAGAACTTCGTGACCAAGCGAGCAGCGTTCGCGTCGTGCGCCGACACCGGAACAAAGCTGAGTGGCTCGAACAGCTGCGAGTCGATCACCGGACTGTCCCTCAACAGTTTCAAGAAGCTAGCCAACCCGGGCAATGTCGCCGGAGGCCACATGCAGTACGGCTTCGACCGCCGCATGGTCACCGTGCCGGTCGTCGACGGCGGCAACCACGTGATCGACTACCTCTGCATGCTGATGCTGCAGCCGCTGAGCATCCCGATGACGGAGGTGCAGCTCGAGTTCCGCAGCAACGCGGGTGCCGTAGGCAGCCTTTGCACTACCAACGGGCTGGCTGGTGGATCAGTGGGGCCGCTGGTTCCTGTCCTGGTGAGGTGA